One window from the genome of Streptomyces sp. NBC_00287 encodes:
- a CDS encoding ATP-binding cassette domain-containing protein gives MSAEPETRAAAAPRRLPPPPPAELRYGGRYGKNPLADATFGAMCRRLPSVLKQTAKMAWAIDRRAVLLLALCQLAIGVSAALQLNATADAMGPILSDEEVADRVHAALPALTVIALAAAAGRVATALSSYADGRITPPLTTEADSRLVEAVCRMEAAARAEDGCADREEAAEMGVIRSRLMVQDATRLTAAAVRMVTASGVLTVLHPLMLPLLLLAVVPAGVGAVLHAKVTYETHYANVGDRNVRQNMRGWATSLKFADEIRANGMTRYLAFWYRTISERIDARTLAAAPRMLRITLTSSAIGGVFLVGTWAALAWLAATGRIEAAIAATAVVAVQTTLAALSQLVIYGAAMFHSALYLADMDSFLVYAAERAPSRGTSGLTGRLEEVSVEEAVYCYPGKETPAVAGVSLTVRRGEILAVVGENGSGKSTLTRLLTAIFLADKGKVSWNGHDVAGLDAHRLWDASGLVPQNFAQWPLSVRDNVTLGQPREEGDDLVWQALDAVGLRETIEDLPEGLDTLLARELWGGTELSGGQWQRLACARALYRGAGLLILDEPTSQMDARGEHTILERIKSIGSGCITVVVTHQLINTKIADRILVMEQGRISEQGTFDELAAGGGLFAELLALSNSR, from the coding sequence GTGAGCGCCGAACCAGAGACCCGGGCCGCTGCGGCTCCTCGCCGGCTGCCGCCTCCGCCGCCGGCGGAGCTGCGCTATGGCGGCCGGTACGGCAAGAACCCATTGGCGGACGCGACGTTCGGCGCGATGTGCCGACGACTGCCGTCGGTGCTGAAGCAGACCGCCAAGATGGCATGGGCCATCGACCGCCGGGCTGTGCTGCTGCTCGCCCTCTGTCAGCTGGCCATCGGGGTCAGCGCCGCCCTTCAGCTCAACGCGACGGCCGACGCGATGGGGCCGATCCTGTCCGACGAGGAGGTCGCCGACCGGGTCCATGCCGCGCTGCCCGCGCTGACGGTCATCGCGCTCGCGGCGGCGGCCGGACGAGTGGCGACCGCGCTGTCGTCGTACGCGGACGGCCGTATCACTCCGCCGCTGACGACCGAGGCGGACAGCCGCCTGGTGGAGGCCGTGTGCCGGATGGAGGCCGCCGCGCGCGCCGAGGACGGATGCGCTGACCGGGAGGAGGCCGCGGAGATGGGGGTGATCCGCAGTCGCCTGATGGTGCAGGACGCCACGCGTCTCACGGCCGCTGCCGTCCGCATGGTCACCGCGAGCGGGGTGCTGACGGTGCTGCATCCGCTGATGCTGCCGCTTCTGCTGCTCGCCGTGGTCCCGGCCGGGGTGGGCGCGGTGTTGCACGCGAAGGTCACCTACGAGACCCACTACGCCAACGTGGGCGACCGCAATGTGCGGCAGAACATGCGCGGCTGGGCGACCAGCCTGAAGTTCGCGGACGAGATCCGCGCCAACGGCATGACGCGGTATCTGGCGTTCTGGTACCGGACGATCTCCGAGCGGATCGACGCGCGCACCCTGGCCGCGGCTCCGAGGATGCTGCGGATCACGCTGACCAGCTCGGCGATCGGCGGTGTCTTCCTGGTCGGCACCTGGGCTGCGCTGGCGTGGCTGGCGGCCACCGGACGGATCGAGGCGGCGATTGCCGCGACCGCGGTCGTTGCCGTGCAGACCACTCTGGCCGCGCTCAGCCAGCTCGTCATCTACGGCGCGGCCATGTTCCACAGCGCCCTCTACCTCGCCGACATGGACAGCTTCCTCGTCTACGCCGCCGAACGCGCCCCCAGCCGCGGGACTTCGGGCCTGACCGGACGGCTGGAGGAGGTCAGCGTGGAGGAGGCGGTCTACTGCTATCCGGGCAAGGAGACGCCGGCGGTGGCCGGAGTGTCGCTGACCGTCCGCCGTGGCGAGATCCTTGCCGTGGTCGGCGAGAACGGCTCGGGGAAGTCGACCCTCACCCGGCTGCTCACCGCGATCTTCCTCGCCGACAAGGGCAAGGTCAGCTGGAACGGCCACGACGTCGCAGGCCTCGACGCGCACCGGCTGTGGGACGCCTCCGGGCTGGTGCCGCAGAACTTCGCTCAGTGGCCGCTGTCCGTGCGCGACAACGTCACCCTCGGCCAGCCCCGCGAGGAGGGAGACGACCTGGTGTGGCAGGCACTGGACGCGGTGGGTCTGCGCGAGACCATCGAGGATCTGCCGGAGGGCCTGGACACGCTGCTGGCCCGGGAGTTGTGGGGCGGGACGGAGCTGTCCGGCGGGCAGTGGCAGCGCCTGGCGTGCGCCCGCGCTCTCTATCGGGGCGCGGGCCTGCTGATCCTGGACGAGCCGACGAGCCAGATGGATGCCCGGGGTGAGCACACCATCCTCGAACGGATCAAGTCGATCGGCAGCGGCTGCATCACGGTCGTCGTCACCCACCAGCTGATCAACACGAAGATCGCCGACCGGATCCTCGTGATGGAGCAGGGCCGGATCTCCGAGCAGGGCACCTTCGACGAACTCGCCGCAGGTGGAGGTCTGTTCGCCGAGCTCCTGGCCCTGTCGAACAGCCGCTGA
- a CDS encoding PQQ-dependent sugar dehydrogenase, with amino-acid sequence MRTRLFRPRLVRSLALAVVCAVGCFTPGTAAAAPPDPADGAGAAAVEFQQVTLAKGVAETGEPMTLAVLPDRSVLHTSRDGTVRLTDAAGTTKVAGKVDVYSHDEEGLQGIAVDPAFTSNRFVYLYYAPKLSTPTGDAPSDGSASDFAPFDGVNRLSRFVLKTDGTLDPASEKAILDVPASRGLCCHVGGDIDFDAAGNLYLSTGDDTNPFASDGYTPIDERASRNPAYDAQRSSANTNDLRGKVLRIKVNADGTYSIPSGNLFPPGTAKTRPEIYAMGFRNPFRMSVDKVTGIVYLGDYGPDAGTASPGRGPEGQVEFNRITSAGNYGWPYCTGANDAYTDYDFATGASGAKFDCSAPKNTSPRNTGLTDLPPAKAAWIPYNGGSVPEFGNGSESPMGGPVYRYDAASTSEVKFPQEYDGDYFAGEFGRRWIKRIEAGGDGTVQSINAFPWSGTQVMDMAFGPDGALYVLDYGTGYFNGDENSALYRIEHVTDGLAPIAQAKANVTSGKAPLAVSFSSSGSSDPDGGALSYAWTFGDGATSAAANPSHTYTTNGQYTATLKVTDPTGKTATASVQITVGNTAPTVRIDVPADGRIYDFGAAIPFKVTVTDPEDGTIDCAKVKVSFIVGHDSHGHPQTSATGCTGTLQTLADGEHDPNANIFGVVDAEYTDQGASGQPALTTHDQHITQPSHRQAEHYGDASGVQVVAHGPAHGGRTVGHIDNGDWISFTPYALDNATEFTARVSSAGAGGTLEVRAGSPTGVLLGTATVPVTGGWETFQDVTADLADQPAGSTQLYLVFKGGTGSLFDVDEFSFTTSGGGTRSGAVKGVNGKCLDVDGANTADGTAIQLWTCHGTGAQTWTLPGDGTFQALGKCLDVSGGGSADGTKIQLWTCNGTGAQKWTAQSDGTVRNPQSGKCLDASGGTWNDGTPVHLWTCHTGPNQKWTLP; translated from the coding sequence GTGCGCACAAGACTGTTCAGACCCAGACTCGTCCGTTCGTTGGCGCTGGCGGTGGTGTGTGCCGTCGGCTGCTTCACCCCGGGAACAGCGGCTGCCGCCCCGCCGGATCCGGCCGACGGTGCCGGCGCGGCGGCTGTGGAGTTCCAGCAGGTCACGCTCGCCAAGGGCGTGGCAGAGACGGGCGAGCCGATGACCCTCGCCGTCCTGCCGGACCGTTCGGTCCTGCATACGTCACGCGACGGCACCGTCCGGCTCACGGACGCGGCCGGGACCACCAAGGTGGCAGGCAAAGTCGACGTCTACAGCCACGACGAGGAAGGCCTGCAAGGCATCGCGGTGGACCCGGCCTTCACCTCCAACCGCTTCGTCTACCTGTACTACGCCCCCAAGTTGAGCACGCCGACCGGTGACGCCCCCTCCGACGGATCAGCTTCCGACTTCGCTCCGTTCGACGGCGTCAACCGGCTCTCCCGGTTCGTCCTGAAGACCGACGGCACCCTGGACCCGGCCAGCGAGAAGGCGATCCTCGATGTTCCGGCCTCGCGCGGCCTCTGCTGTCACGTCGGCGGCGACATCGACTTCGACGCGGCGGGCAACCTCTATCTGTCGACCGGCGACGACACCAACCCGTTCGCCTCGGACGGCTATACGCCCATCGACGAGCGGGCGTCCCGCAACCCGGCCTATGACGCCCAGCGTTCCTCGGCCAACACCAACGACCTGCGCGGCAAGGTGCTGCGTATCAAGGTGAACGCCGACGGGACGTACTCCATACCGAGCGGCAACCTCTTCCCGCCCGGCACCGCCAAGACCCGGCCCGAGATCTACGCGATGGGCTTTCGCAACCCCTTCCGTATGAGCGTGGACAAGGTCACGGGCATCGTCTATCTCGGCGACTACGGCCCCGACGCCGGAACCGCGAGTCCCGGGCGAGGGCCCGAGGGCCAGGTCGAGTTCAATCGCATCACGAGCGCGGGCAACTACGGCTGGCCGTACTGCACCGGCGCGAACGACGCCTACACCGACTACGACTTCGCCACCGGGGCCTCGGGCGCCAAGTTCGACTGTTCCGCGCCCAAGAACACCTCACCGCGCAACACCGGGCTGACCGACCTGCCTCCGGCGAAGGCGGCCTGGATCCCGTACAACGGCGGCTCCGTACCGGAGTTCGGCAACGGCTCCGAATCCCCGATGGGCGGCCCGGTCTACCGCTACGACGCCGCGTCCACCTCCGAGGTCAAGTTCCCCCAGGAGTACGACGGCGACTACTTCGCCGGCGAGTTCGGCCGCCGCTGGATCAAGCGCATCGAGGCCGGCGGCGACGGCACCGTGCAGTCCATCAACGCCTTCCCCTGGAGCGGCACCCAGGTGATGGACATGGCCTTCGGCCCGGACGGCGCCCTGTATGTCCTCGACTACGGCACCGGCTACTTCAACGGCGACGAGAACTCCGCCCTGTACCGCATCGAGCATGTCACCGACGGCCTCGCCCCGATCGCGCAGGCCAAGGCGAACGTCACCTCCGGCAAGGCGCCTCTGGCGGTCTCCTTCTCCTCGTCCGGCAGCTCCGACCCCGACGGCGGCGCGCTCAGTTACGCCTGGACCTTCGGCGACGGGGCGACCTCCGCCGCCGCCAACCCGTCGCACACCTACACGACCAACGGCCAGTACACGGCCACGCTGAAGGTCACGGACCCGACCGGGAAGACCGCGACCGCCTCCGTGCAGATCACCGTCGGCAACACCGCCCCCACGGTGCGGATCGACGTTCCCGCGGACGGCCGTATCTACGACTTCGGCGCCGCGATCCCGTTCAAGGTGACGGTGACCGACCCGGAGGACGGCACCATCGACTGCGCCAAGGTGAAGGTCTCGTTCATCGTCGGACACGACAGCCACGGCCACCCGCAGACCTCGGCCACCGGCTGCACCGGCACGCTGCAGACCCTGGCCGACGGCGAACACGACCCCAACGCCAACATCTTCGGGGTCGTCGACGCCGAGTACACCGACCAGGGCGCGAGCGGCCAGCCCGCGCTGACCACCCACGACCAGCACATCACCCAGCCCTCCCATCGGCAGGCCGAGCACTACGGTGACGCGTCCGGTGTCCAGGTCGTCGCCCACGGCCCCGCCCACGGCGGCAGGACCGTCGGACACATCGACAACGGCGACTGGATCTCCTTCACGCCGTACGCCCTCGACAACGCCACCGAGTTCACCGCCCGGGTCTCCTCCGCCGGTGCGGGCGGCACCCTCGAGGTACGCGCCGGTTCCCCGACCGGTGTCCTGCTCGGCACCGCGACCGTGCCGGTGACCGGCGGCTGGGAGACCTTCCAGGACGTGACCGCCGACCTCGCCGACCAGCCCGCCGGTTCCACGCAGTTGTACCTCGTCTTCAAGGGCGGCACCGGCTCGCTCTTCGACGTGGACGAGTTCTCCTTCACCACCTCCGGCGGCGGAACCCGCTCGGGTGCGGTGAAGGGGGTCAACGGCAAGTGTTTGGACGTCGACGGCGCCAACACCGCCGACGGCACCGCGATCCAGCTGTGGACCTGCCACGGCACCGGCGCCCAGACATGGACTCTGCCCGGTGACGGCACCTTCCAGGCCCTGGGCAAGTGCCTGGACGTCTCCGGCGGCGGCAGCGCCGACGGTACGAAGATCCAGCTCTGGACCTGCAACGGCACCGGCGCCCAGAAGTGGACAGCCCAGTCCGACGGCACCGTCCGCAATCCCCAGTCCGGCAAGTGCCTCGACGCCTCCGGCGGCACCTGGAACGACGGCACCCCCGTCCACCTGTGGACCTGCCACACCGGACCGAACCAGAAATGGACCCTTCCGTAG
- a CDS encoding ThuA domain-containing protein yields MRTRLKRALGLFTGLALCLTPQAATALAGPADQPAGTTRQAAAADPAYKILVFSRTAGFRHSSIDDGIAALRDLGTDNNFTVDATEDPQAFSTGNLGQYKAVVFLSTTGDVLGDAQQTAFEQYINGGGGYVGIHAAADTEYDWPFYEGLAGALFHSHPAIQSATVEVEDRAHDATAHLGTTWQRTDEWYNYRTNPRTTAHVLASLDESSYTGGNMSGDHPIAWCKDYQGGRAFYTGGGHTDESYGEPAFRRHLLGGIRWAAGMTEADCRPETGYTSLFDGSSTNGWTQAGPGGFTLADGSLTSYGGLGMLWYSAEEFTGDYSLKLDWKAAGDDNSGVFIGFPASDDPWSAVNNGYEIQIDATDAADRTTGAVYGFKSADIAARDAALNPPGEWNTYELRVTGERLEIFLNGRKVNDFTNTDPARSLQQGHVGIQNHGEGDDVAFRNIRIKAEGGTPPGPRSGAVKGVNGKCLDVSGANTADGTAIQLWTCHGTGAQTWTLAGDGTVQALGKCLDVSGGGSADGTKIQLWTCNGTGAQKWTPQPDGTVRNPQSGKCLDASGGTWNDGTPVHLWTCHTGPNQKWTLP; encoded by the coding sequence ATGCGTACGCGACTCAAAAGGGCTCTCGGCCTGTTCACCGGCCTCGCGCTCTGCCTGACGCCGCAAGCCGCCACGGCTCTGGCCGGTCCGGCGGATCAGCCGGCCGGCACGACCCGACAGGCCGCGGCGGCCGACCCGGCGTACAAGATCCTCGTGTTCTCCCGGACCGCGGGCTTCCGGCACTCCTCGATCGACGACGGCATCGCGGCACTGCGGGACCTCGGTACGGACAACAACTTCACCGTGGACGCGACCGAGGATCCCCAGGCCTTCAGCACCGGCAATCTCGGCCAGTACAAGGCGGTCGTCTTTCTCTCCACGACCGGTGATGTGCTCGGCGACGCCCAGCAGACCGCCTTCGAGCAGTACATCAACGGGGGCGGCGGATACGTCGGTATCCACGCGGCGGCCGACACCGAGTACGACTGGCCGTTCTACGAAGGCCTGGCAGGCGCCCTGTTCCACTCCCACCCGGCCATCCAGTCCGCCACCGTCGAGGTCGAGGACCGGGCCCATGACGCCACCGCCCACCTCGGCACCACCTGGCAGCGCACCGACGAGTGGTACAACTACCGCACCAATCCCCGCACCACCGCCCATGTGCTCGCCTCCCTCGACGAGTCCAGCTACACGGGCGGGAACATGTCCGGCGACCACCCGATCGCCTGGTGCAAGGACTACCAGGGCGGCCGGGCCTTCTACACCGGCGGCGGCCACACCGACGAGTCGTACGGCGAACCCGCGTTCCGCCGCCATCTCCTGGGCGGCATCCGCTGGGCCGCCGGGATGACCGAGGCGGACTGCCGTCCCGAGACCGGGTACACATCCCTGTTCGACGGCTCGTCCACCAACGGCTGGACACAGGCGGGCCCCGGCGGCTTCACCCTCGCCGACGGCAGCCTCACCTCGTACGGCGGACTCGGCATGCTCTGGTACTCCGCCGAGGAGTTCACCGGCGACTACTCCCTCAAGCTCGACTGGAAGGCCGCCGGCGACGACAACTCCGGCGTCTTCATCGGGTTTCCCGCCTCCGACGACCCGTGGTCGGCGGTGAACAACGGCTACGAGATCCAGATCGACGCCACCGACGCGGCTGACCGCACCACGGGCGCCGTGTACGGGTTCAAGTCCGCCGACATCGCGGCCCGCGACGCCGCATTGAACCCGCCGGGCGAGTGGAACACGTACGAACTCCGCGTCACCGGCGAACGGTTGGAGATCTTCCTCAACGGCCGCAAGGTCAACGACTTCACCAACACCGACCCCGCGCGCAGCCTCCAGCAGGGCCACGTCGGCATCCAGAACCACGGCGAGGGGGACGACGTCGCGTTCCGCAACATCCGGATCAAGGCGGAGGGCGGCACGCCGCCCGGCCCCCGTTCAGGTGCGGTGAAGGGGGTCAACGGCAAGTGCCTGGACGTGTCCGGCGCCAACACCGCCGATGGCACCGCGATCCAGCTGTGGACCTGCCACGGCACCGGCGCCCAGACATGGACCCTGGCCGGTGACGGCACCGTCCAGGCCCTGGGCAAGTGCCTGGACGTCTCCGGCGGCGGCAGCGCCGACGGTACGAAGATCCAGCTCTGGACCTGCAACGGCACCGGTGCCCAGAAGTGGACGCCTCAGCCTGACGGCACGGTCCGCAATCCCCAGTCCGGCAAGTGCCTCGATGCGTCCGGCGGCACCTGGAACGACGGCACCCCGGTCCACCTGTGGACCTGCCACACCGGACCGAACCAGAAATGGACCCTTCCATGA
- a CDS encoding terpene synthase family protein, with amino-acid sequence MKSAPPDVSQLLERMGSFYLPPLPMRIPVRIHPEKARLEVMAWQWSRDFLCFDDERVGERYLDSTMEWSEFITPDWEFDTALLAVEWTCTLFLYDDLSRRSTLARAFVEAAPPGRFVAAEGWLARAVEDLWRRSTRTASPSAARRLEAALREFFRGCLKELPLRTRVGALRWQGWQTYLRMRRETIGMPVFMALAQVGHGPEVADEAFTACRAAANLVNDHVTLTNDVFSVRKELCSGDCVNGVVAWALHHGTGLQQAVDEACTLIDEKEREFLAERDRVSARFPHAAEYLDRLGHIISGNQHWNYITPRYHGEGYIWNGLKSGFVELSADRTVMRSGRAETR; translated from the coding sequence ATGAAATCGGCTCCACCCGATGTGTCACAACTCCTGGAGAGGATGGGCTCGTTCTATCTGCCGCCGCTGCCGATGCGAATACCTGTGCGCATTCATCCGGAAAAGGCACGGCTGGAGGTCATGGCCTGGCAGTGGTCGCGGGATTTCCTGTGTTTCGACGACGAGCGGGTGGGTGAGCGGTATCTGGACTCCACCATGGAGTGGAGCGAATTCATCACCCCCGACTGGGAGTTCGACACGGCCCTGCTCGCCGTCGAGTGGACGTGCACGCTCTTCTTGTACGACGACCTCTCCCGGCGATCCACCCTGGCGCGGGCCTTCGTCGAAGCGGCTCCGCCGGGGCGGTTCGTCGCGGCGGAGGGCTGGCTGGCGCGGGCCGTCGAGGACCTGTGGCGGCGCTCGACTCGTACCGCCTCGCCGTCGGCGGCGCGGCGTCTGGAAGCGGCGCTGCGGGAGTTCTTCCGCGGCTGCCTGAAGGAACTCCCGCTGCGCACCCGGGTGGGGGCGCTGCGCTGGCAGGGCTGGCAGACGTATCTGCGGATGCGCCGGGAAACGATCGGCATGCCCGTCTTCATGGCGCTGGCCCAGGTGGGCCACGGCCCCGAGGTCGCGGACGAGGCGTTCACGGCCTGCCGCGCCGCCGCGAACCTGGTCAACGATCACGTCACCCTGACGAACGACGTCTTCTCGGTCCGCAAGGAATTGTGCAGCGGCGACTGCGTCAACGGGGTCGTGGCCTGGGCGCTGCACCACGGCACGGGACTGCAGCAGGCCGTGGACGAGGCATGCACGCTGATCGATGAGAAGGAACGGGAATTCCTGGCCGAACGCGACCGAGTGAGCGCCCGTTTCCCGCATGCGGCGGAATACCTGGACCGGCTCGGCCACATCATCAGCGGAAACCAGCACTGGAACTACATAACCCCGCGCTATCACGGAGAGGGCTACATATGGAACGGCCTCAAATCCGGATTCGTGGAGCTGAGCGCGGACCGTACCGTGATGCGATCCGGCAGGGCGGAAACCCGGTGA
- a CDS encoding cytochrome P450 — protein sequence MSGAAIPRLPGGMPGLGHALSLRRDAFGLLLRARACGDVVEIGIGPRPVYVVNSPRLIRQILVSDAAHYDKGSLFEKAAAVLGNGVVTSSGDFHRRQRRLIRPAFHSTRTPLYAEVMTALADERAQAWKPGQQVAMDTEMHRLTITTAARTLFASRLADHAVAEIQRSLPDFLRTITARALSPLPLLEKLPTPANRRFTRARRRMRAAVLDAIDGYRAVGGDQGDLLSVLLTARDADSGRTMPREQVYDEAVTFTVAASESTATALSWAFHHLADHPEAEERARREVLSRLGAGPARHDDVDRLPYLRRVLKEVLRLHPLALLPRRALREVEVGGRTYPRGTQFFISPHALHRDRRYYPDPERFDPDRWDPERATPVEQGAYLPFGAGRHGCLGESFAWTSMTITLATLLGRFRFVPAPGHRVREVMAGTSRPCHLPMIVTAR from the coding sequence GTGAGCGGCGCGGCGATTCCCCGGCTGCCGGGCGGAATGCCCGGGCTCGGGCACGCGCTGTCCCTGCGGCGTGACGCCTTCGGTCTGCTGTTGCGTGCCCGCGCCTGCGGGGACGTAGTGGAAATCGGCATCGGACCACGCCCCGTCTACGTGGTCAACTCCCCCAGGCTGATACGGCAGATCCTGGTCTCCGACGCCGCTCACTACGACAAGGGCTCGCTGTTCGAGAAAGCCGCCGCGGTCCTCGGCAACGGCGTGGTCACCTCCAGCGGGGACTTTCATCGCCGGCAACGGCGCCTGATCCGCCCGGCGTTCCACAGCACCCGCACGCCCCTGTACGCCGAGGTGATGACGGCACTCGCCGACGAACGCGCGCAGGCCTGGAAACCGGGTCAACAGGTGGCCATGGACACGGAAATGCACCGGCTGACCATCACCACAGCGGCCCGCACCCTGTTCGCGTCCCGCCTCGCGGACCATGCCGTCGCCGAGATCCAACGCTCACTCCCCGACTTCCTGCGGACCATCACCGCTCGCGCCCTGTCTCCCCTGCCGCTGCTGGAGAAGCTGCCGACACCGGCGAACCGGCGTTTCACCCGGGCACGGCGGCGAATGCGCGCCGCCGTCCTGGACGCCATCGACGGCTACCGAGCCGTCGGCGGAGACCAGGGGGACCTGTTGTCCGTCCTGCTGACGGCCCGAGACGCGGACAGCGGCCGGACCATGCCGCGCGAACAGGTCTACGACGAGGCCGTCACCTTCACGGTCGCCGCCTCCGAGAGCACGGCCACCGCCTTGTCGTGGGCTTTCCACCACCTGGCCGACCATCCGGAGGCCGAGGAGCGGGCCCGTCGCGAGGTGCTGTCCCGGCTCGGCGCGGGCCCCGCCCGCCACGACGACGTGGACCGGCTTCCCTATCTGCGCCGCGTCCTTAAGGAGGTGCTACGGCTGCACCCCCTCGCTCTGCTGCCCCGCCGCGCCCTGCGGGAGGTCGAGGTGGGCGGCCGCACGTACCCGCGGGGGACGCAGTTCTTCATCAGTCCGCACGCGTTGCACCGCGACCGGCGCTACTACCCCGACCCGGAGCGCTTCGATCCCGACCGCTGGGACCCCGAGCGGGCGACGCCGGTCGAGCAGGGCGCGTACCTCCCCTTCGGGGCGGGCCGCCACGGCTGCCTCGGGGAGAGCTTCGCCTGGACGAGCATGACCATCACGCTGGCCACGCTGCTCGGGCGCTTCCGTTTCGTCCCGGCCCCAGGTCACCGGGTCCGGGAGGTCATGGCCGGTACGAGCAGGCCCTGCCATCTGCCGATGATCGTCACCGCCCGGTGA